The Xenopus tropicalis strain Nigerian chromosome 2, UCB_Xtro_10.0, whole genome shotgun sequence genome window below encodes:
- the cldn8.2 gene encoding claudin-8, which translates to MVLQLVGLVLGGLGLIGTCAVTGMPQWRVTAFIDNNIVVFEAQWEGLWMNCIRQANIRMQCKVYDSLLALTPDLQAGRALMCVAICLTFLAFIIAVIGMKCTVCAGDNTRTKGIILLVAGITFIISGIVVLIPVSWTGNRIIRDFYNPLVLSSQKRELGDALYIGWTTALLLIIGGLILCCSFRSGEKEVKYSLPPKSVTSAPPPKSAISVPIRKPSSLYSKSQYV; encoded by the coding sequence ATGGTTTTGCAACTTGTTGGTCTGGTGTTGGGAGGCCTTGGCTTGATAGGAACTTGTGCTGTCACCGGCATGCCCCAATGGAGAGTGACTGCCTTCATCGATAACAACATTGTGGTGTTTGAGGCACAGTGGGAAGGATTGTGGATGAACTGCATCAGGCAAGCCAACATCAGGATGCAATGCAAGGTATATGATTCACTGTTGGCACTGACACCTGACTTGCAGGCTGGCAGAGCACTGATGTGTGTGGCTATATGCTTGACATTCCTTGCTTTCATTATCGCCGTCATTGGCATGAAATGCACCGTATGTGCTGGAGATAATACAAGAACAAAAGGGATTATACTTCTGGTAGCTGGCATAACATTCATCATTTCTGGGATTGTGGTTCTGATTCCAGTATCCTGGACTGGTAATCGGATAATCAGGGACTTCTACAATCCTCTTGTTCTTTCATCGCAGAAGAGAGAACTGGGTGATGCGCTGTACATTGGGTGGACCACAGCATTGCTTCTAATTATTGGAGGGCTAATCCTTTGCTGTTCCTTCCGCAGCGGTGAAAAAGAAGTCAAATACAGCCTGCCTCCTAAATCAGTAACCAGTGCTCCACCGCCTAAATCAGCCATCAGTGTTCCAATACGGAAGCCATCAAGCCTCTACTCCAAAAGCCAATATGTGTAG